One stretch of Leadbetterella byssophila DSM 17132 DNA includes these proteins:
- the asnS gene encoding asparagine--tRNA ligase has protein sequence MQIKEILKLTPEGQSIVVKGWVKTKRGQSNIVFININDGSTLKNIQAVVENGKISEDILKLATTGSAIAVTGKLVASAGAGQTMEVLAETIEVYGTADESYPIQPKKHSLEFLREKAHLRFRTNVFGAVFRIRHALAYAVHKFYNEQGFFYLHTPIITASDAEGAGEMFRVSTFEPNKAPLTPEGNIDFSQDFFGRETALTVSGQLEGELGALALSRIYTFGPTFRAENSNTSRHLAEFWMIEPEVAFFELEDNMNLAESFVKYVISYALENCKEDLEFLENRLLEEEKQKPQNERSELKLIEKLKFVVENDFERLTYTEAIDILLKSKPAQKKQFQYEVAWGIDLQSEHERYLVEKHFKKPVILTNYPKEIKAFYMKQDDELNGAPGATVRAMDVLFPGIGEIIGGSQREDNYEKLMARVKEVGIDPENIWWYLETRKFGSAPHSGFGLGFERLVLFVTGMTNIRDVIPFPRTPKNAEF, from the coding sequence ATGCAGATCAAAGAAATTTTAAAGCTGACTCCTGAAGGGCAGTCTATCGTGGTGAAAGGATGGGTGAAGACTAAAAGAGGACAATCCAATATCGTTTTTATCAATATAAATGACGGCTCAACCCTGAAAAATATTCAGGCTGTAGTGGAGAACGGCAAAATTTCTGAAGATATACTGAAGTTAGCTACCACCGGTTCAGCAATAGCTGTGACTGGTAAACTAGTAGCTTCGGCAGGAGCAGGACAAACCATGGAGGTTTTAGCTGAAACCATAGAAGTTTACGGTACGGCTGATGAGTCCTACCCTATACAGCCTAAGAAGCATAGTTTGGAATTCTTGAGAGAGAAAGCCCATTTACGCTTCAGAACCAATGTATTCGGTGCGGTATTCCGTATTCGTCACGCCCTGGCTTATGCCGTTCATAAATTCTACAACGAACAAGGCTTCTTCTATTTACATACTCCTATCATCACCGCTTCTGATGCTGAGGGTGCAGGTGAGATGTTTAGGGTAAGTACTTTTGAACCTAACAAAGCCCCTTTGACACCGGAAGGAAATATTGACTTCAGTCAGGATTTCTTTGGTAGAGAAACAGCATTAACCGTTTCGGGGCAGTTAGAAGGAGAATTAGGCGCCCTAGCTTTGTCTAGAATTTACACCTTTGGACCTACCTTCCGTGCTGAAAACTCTAACACTTCTCGACATTTGGCGGAATTCTGGATGATTGAACCAGAAGTGGCATTCTTCGAACTGGAAGATAACATGAATCTGGCGGAAAGTTTCGTGAAATATGTCATTTCTTATGCACTTGAAAACTGCAAAGAAGATCTGGAGTTTTTGGAAAACCGACTATTAGAAGAAGAGAAGCAAAAACCACAGAACGAAAGATCAGAGTTGAAGCTTATAGAAAAGCTAAAATTTGTAGTAGAAAATGACTTCGAAAGATTAACGTATACAGAAGCGATAGACATATTACTAAAATCCAAGCCAGCTCAAAAGAAACAGTTCCAATACGAGGTAGCTTGGGGTATTGACTTACAATCAGAACACGAAAGATATCTAGTAGAGAAGCATTTCAAAAAACCCGTCATTCTAACGAACTATCCGAAGGAGATCAAAGCCTTTTACATGAAACAGGACGATGAGCTAAATGGCGCCCCTGGAGCTACAGTACGCGCTATGGACGTTCTTTTCCCTGGAATCGGAGAGATCATAGGCGGATCTCAGAGAGAAGACAACTACGAGAAACTGATGGCCAGAGTAAAAGAAGTGGGCATAGATCCTGAAAACATCTGGTGGTACTTAGAAACTCGTAAATTCGGTTCTGCCCCACATTCCGGATTCGGATTAGGGTTTGAACGTTTAGTGTTGTTCGTTACAGGTATGACAAACATCAGAGACGTGATACCTTTCCCAAGAACGCCTAAAAATGCCGAATTCTAA
- a CDS encoding sensor histidine kinase has translation MTLNRQTIRLVILLGVIAICGIIGIQIYWMKKAFDLHEQQFRQSVMVSLRNVANTIAKSYNMSVIENPVEQLSSDYFVVNLRVPLEPGILEPLLIEEFKKKNLSTDFEYGIYNCDTDNIIYGGYVKESFEPYYVEGSNELPKTDKFLNYFGVRFPGKSSYITGKLDIWIISSLITLVFTVFFGYAMFVILRQKRLSEVQRDFINNMTHEFQTPISTIKIATDVLATDKITSQPERLKKYVDIIRSENNRLKNQVEAVLSTAKIGKGNIQINIQLQDLHALIWEVTESIRVELGEDFHLNLDAQKTSIKADKMHLMNIIRNLLDNACKYSGDHPEITLKTLNDDKYIYVAVEDKGIGIAKEHQAKIFDRFYRVPTGNVHNVKGFGLGLNYVKEMVRLHKWEIDVSSELGHGTTFVIKIPISE, from the coding sequence TTGACCTTGAATAGACAAACCATAAGACTTGTAATCCTGTTAGGTGTGATCGCCATTTGTGGAATTATTGGAATTCAGATCTATTGGATGAAGAAAGCCTTTGATCTCCACGAGCAGCAATTTAGGCAAAGTGTGATGGTAAGTCTTCGAAACGTAGCTAATACCATTGCGAAGTCTTATAATATGTCTGTCATCGAAAATCCGGTTGAACAGCTTTCTTCAGATTACTTCGTGGTTAATTTACGTGTTCCATTAGAGCCGGGGATTTTGGAACCTTTGTTGATTGAAGAATTCAAGAAGAAGAATCTCAGCACTGACTTTGAATATGGAATATATAATTGTGATACGGACAATATCATTTACGGGGGATATGTAAAGGAGAGTTTTGAACCCTATTATGTAGAAGGGAGTAATGAACTTCCTAAAACAGACAAATTCCTTAATTACTTTGGCGTTAGATTTCCCGGAAAATCAAGCTATATCACAGGTAAATTAGATATTTGGATCATATCCTCCTTGATTACATTGGTATTTACGGTGTTCTTTGGTTATGCCATGTTTGTCATTTTACGGCAGAAGAGGTTAAGTGAAGTTCAAAGGGATTTCATTAATAACATGACCCATGAGTTCCAAACCCCTATTTCTACTATTAAGATAGCTACGGATGTATTGGCTACTGATAAGATCACCTCTCAGCCTGAAAGGTTAAAGAAATATGTAGACATCATCCGTTCTGAGAATAATCGTTTGAAGAATCAGGTAGAGGCGGTTTTGTCCACGGCAAAAATTGGTAAGGGGAACATTCAAATCAATATACAATTACAAGACCTTCATGCGCTTATATGGGAGGTGACAGAGAGTATAAGAGTAGAATTAGGTGAGGATTTCCATTTGAATCTGGATGCCCAAAAGACCAGTATCAAAGCAGACAAAATGCATTTGATGAACATCATCCGAAATCTATTGGATAATGCATGTAAATACTCTGGAGATCATCCTGAAATTACCTTAAAGACCCTAAATGACGATAAATACATCTATGTAGCCGTAGAAGATAAAGGAATAGGAATAGCTAAAGAACATCAAGCGAAGATCTTTGATCGTTTTTATAGAGTACCTACCGGAAATGTACATAATGTAAAGGGCTTTGGCTTAGGATTGAATTATGTCAAAGAAATGGTAAGATTACACAAATGGGAAATAGATGTTAGTTCTGAATTGGGACATGGTACTACCTTTGTGATTAAGATTCCTATAAGTGAATAA
- a CDS encoding response regulator transcription factor yields the protein MAKILYVEDDPNLAFVVKDSLEEIGDFDISHFSDGKEAWKVFKKEKFDLCLLDVMLPELDGFSLAEKIREQNAHIPIIFLSAKALPEDRIQGLKVGGDDYITKPFSIEELELKIKVFLKRNAVSLNPVVQDNIPCGDYIFCYSQLSLTFDEEVQRLTHREAEVLKFFLDRKNQIVKREEILVAIWGRDDYFLGRSLDVFLTRIRKMLNRDSKVKLENIHGVGFKLIVP from the coding sequence ATGGCCAAAATATTATATGTGGAGGATGATCCCAACCTCGCTTTTGTGGTAAAGGATAGTTTAGAGGAGATTGGCGACTTTGATATTTCGCATTTTAGCGACGGAAAAGAAGCATGGAAGGTATTCAAGAAAGAGAAGTTTGATCTCTGCCTCTTGGATGTCATGTTACCTGAATTGGATGGTTTTTCTTTGGCTGAAAAGATCAGAGAGCAAAATGCTCATATTCCTATCATATTTCTATCTGCAAAAGCCTTACCGGAAGACAGGATTCAAGGTTTGAAGGTGGGAGGGGATGATTATATCACAAAGCCATTTAGTATTGAAGAATTAGAACTGAAGATCAAAGTATTCCTGAAAAGGAATGCCGTATCTTTAAACCCGGTGGTGCAAGATAATATTCCATGTGGGGATTATATTTTTTGCTATTCTCAATTGAGTCTGACCTTTGATGAGGAGGTTCAGAGACTCACACATAGAGAAGCTGAAGTGTTGAAATTCTTTTTGGACAGAAAGAACCAAATTGTTAAGAGAGAAGAGATCTTAGTTGCTATCTGGGGAAGAGATGATTATTTCTTAGGTCGAAGTCTTGACGTTTTTTTAACTCGCATTAGAAAGATGTTAAATAGAGACTCAAAAGTGAAATTAGAGAATATTCATGGGGTCGGATTTAAGTTGATCGTACCTTAA
- a CDS encoding carbonic anhydrase, with product MEIAQIFKNNEEWIGKVLENDPTYFDRLAEGQEPKYLYIGCSDSRVTAETVMGAKPGEVFVHRNIANLAPNNDLNVLSVVVYAVKHLKVKHIIVCGHYNCGGIKAAMQPEDLGILNPWLRNIRDVVRIHQAELEAIPSEEERYKRLVELNVQEQCLNIVKMKEVQKAMQERGLRVHGWVFDLHSGRIIDQKLDMKEIADHLGDIYKLV from the coding sequence ATGGAAATCGCACAGATTTTTAAGAACAACGAAGAGTGGATAGGTAAGGTCTTAGAGAATGATCCTACTTATTTTGATAGGCTTGCTGAGGGTCAGGAACCTAAATATTTATATATAGGATGCTCTGATAGCAGGGTGACAGCAGAAACCGTTATGGGCGCTAAGCCAGGTGAGGTATTTGTACATAGGAATATCGCTAATCTCGCTCCAAATAATGACCTGAATGTTCTATCCGTGGTGGTTTATGCCGTAAAACATTTGAAGGTAAAGCACATTATAGTATGCGGTCATTACAATTGTGGCGGTATTAAAGCGGCTATGCAACCAGAAGATTTAGGAATCTTAAATCCTTGGTTAAGAAATATTCGTGATGTGGTGAGGATTCATCAGGCAGAACTGGAAGCAATACCATCTGAAGAAGAGAGATATAAAAGGTTAGTGGAGTTAAATGTGCAGGAACAATGCCTGAACATTGTGAAGATGAAAGAAGTACAGAAGGCTATGCAAGAAAGAGGTCTTCGAGTTCACGGCTGGGTATTTGATCTGCATTCGGGAAGAATAATAGATCAGAAACTTGATATGAAAGAGATCGCTGATCATTTAGGCGATATATATAAGTTGGTGTAA
- the htpG gene encoding molecular chaperone HtpG: MTTEKGTISINTENIFPIIKKFLYSDHEIFLRELVSNAVDATQKLQKLSSLGQFNGELGELKVKVSFDKDKKTITISDNGIGMTAEEVKKYINQIAFSGAKEFVEKYQQTTDKSTIIGQFGLGFYSAFMVAKEVEIITKSFQEGAEAVRWFSDGSTEFEISAAERAERGTDVILHIAEDSEEFLDEFKLEQILSKYGKFLPTTIEFKEKTINNPNPIWVKAPSELKDEDYLAFYKELYPYSEDPLFWIHLNVDYPFNLTGVLYFPKIKQDFQLNREKIQLFSKQVFITDDVKDIVPEFLQLLHGVIDSPDIPLNVSRSYLQADGNVKRINTYITKKVGEKLAELFRDNRKAFEEKWESIGLFVKYGIISDDKFYERAKEFILLKNTKNEYFTIDEYKTKLESNQVDKDGNAIALYCNDLNKEDAYIEGALKREYDVLILDDVLDAHFLNALEMKVEKLRFKRVDSEPLEKIIDKGIKAEVVLSEDEKKKVEEVFKPLIGNNIVQIEALPVDDLPVSIVQTEFMRRYTDMSKVNGQANMMPLMYNLVVNGNHPIIQKVVTEEGADLAKQLVDLALLSQGMLSGKDLTQFIHRSIERLK; the protein is encoded by the coding sequence ATGACTACAGAAAAAGGTACTATTTCAATCAATACGGAAAACATTTTCCCCATCATCAAGAAATTCTTGTATTCTGACCATGAGATATTTCTTAGGGAATTAGTTTCAAATGCAGTAGATGCCACTCAAAAGCTTCAGAAATTATCCTCACTCGGTCAGTTTAATGGAGAATTAGGAGAACTTAAGGTTAAAGTTAGCTTCGACAAAGATAAAAAGACCATCACCATTTCAGACAATGGAATTGGGATGACGGCAGAGGAGGTAAAGAAATATATCAATCAGATTGCTTTCTCCGGTGCAAAAGAATTCGTAGAAAAGTATCAGCAAACTACAGATAAATCCACCATCATAGGACAGTTTGGGTTAGGATTCTATTCTGCATTTATGGTGGCCAAAGAGGTTGAAATTATCACCAAATCCTTCCAGGAAGGAGCTGAGGCCGTAAGATGGTTCAGTGACGGTAGCACTGAATTCGAGATTTCTGCAGCCGAAAGAGCTGAAAGAGGTACTGATGTTATCCTACATATTGCTGAAGACTCTGAAGAGTTTTTAGACGAATTTAAATTAGAGCAAATACTTAGCAAATACGGTAAGTTCCTACCTACCACCATAGAATTCAAGGAAAAGACGATTAATAATCCTAATCCTATTTGGGTTAAGGCGCCTAGCGAATTAAAAGACGAGGATTATTTAGCTTTCTACAAAGAACTGTATCCTTATTCTGAAGATCCACTATTCTGGATTCACTTGAATGTAGACTATCCGTTTAATCTTACCGGTGTACTTTATTTCCCTAAGATTAAGCAAGACTTCCAATTAAACAGGGAGAAGATTCAGCTCTTCAGCAAGCAAGTCTTTATTACGGATGATGTGAAGGATATTGTTCCGGAATTCTTACAATTACTTCACGGGGTGATTGACTCACCTGATATTCCATTGAACGTATCCAGAAGTTATTTACAGGCTGATGGTAACGTGAAGAGAATAAACACCTACATTACCAAAAAAGTAGGAGAAAAACTGGCAGAACTATTCAGGGATAATCGTAAGGCTTTTGAAGAAAAATGGGAGTCTATTGGGCTATTTGTGAAGTATGGTATCATCTCTGATGATAAATTCTATGAAAGAGCAAAAGAATTTATTTTATTAAAGAACACTAAGAACGAGTACTTCACTATAGACGAATATAAAACCAAGTTAGAGAGCAATCAGGTAGACAAGGATGGAAATGCCATAGCACTCTACTGCAATGATCTCAATAAAGAAGATGCTTACATTGAGGGTGCTCTTAAAAGAGAATACGATGTATTGATACTGGACGATGTTTTAGATGCTCACTTCCTGAATGCTCTTGAAATGAAAGTTGAAAAACTTCGTTTCAAACGTGTTGACTCAGAACCTTTAGAGAAGATTATAGATAAAGGGATCAAAGCGGAGGTTGTTCTTTCTGAAGATGAGAAAAAGAAAGTAGAAGAAGTATTTAAGCCTTTGATTGGAAATAATATAGTACAAATTGAAGCATTACCGGTAGATGATTTACCTGTAAGTATTGTCCAAACTGAATTCATGCGTAGATATACGGATATGTCAAAAGTGAACGGACAAGCTAACATGATGCCTCTAATGTATAATTTGGTGGTCAACGGAAATCACCCCATCATTCAAAAGGTTGTGACAGAAGAAGGCGCTGATTTAGCTAAACAACTGGTAGATTTAGCCTTATTATCTCAAGGTATGCTAAGCGGTAAAGATCTGACACAGTTCATACATAGAAGTATTGAACGATTGAAATAA
- a CDS encoding acyl-CoA thioesterase, translating to MNFHTRKWVKPEDLNPNASLFGGRLLEWIDEEAALYSIIQLENPRCVTKYMSEINFISSAKQGDIIEIGIVATHFGHTSLTLACEVRNKMTRQTIIKIDKIVMVSLDEEGNPTPHGKTKIEYTKDRFEQKK from the coding sequence ATGAATTTTCACACCAGAAAATGGGTAAAACCTGAAGATCTGAATCCAAACGCTTCCCTCTTCGGAGGGAGGCTTTTGGAGTGGATTGATGAAGAAGCTGCCCTTTATTCCATCATCCAACTAGAGAATCCCAGATGTGTAACAAAATACATGTCAGAGATCAACTTTATCAGCTCTGCCAAACAGGGAGACATCATTGAAATCGGGATTGTAGCTACACATTTTGGACATACTTCTCTGACTTTAGCCTGTGAAGTTCGTAACAAAATGACACGCCAAACCATTATCAAAATAGATAAGATTGTCATGGTCTCCCTTGATGAGGAAGGTAATCCCACACCACATGGGAAGACAAAAATTGAATACACCAAAGACAGATTTGAGCAGAAAAAATAA
- the folD gene encoding bifunctional methylenetetrahydrofolate dehydrogenase/methenyltetrahydrofolate cyclohydrolase FolD, with protein sequence MTIIDGKRISAEVKQELKEEVDKIRENGGKIPHLAAVLIGDNGASETYVASKIKSCEQIGFKSSLIRRGSETTEAEVLEIIDSLNKDEDVDGFIVQLPLPDHINVDKVIEAIDPKKDVDGFHPINVGRMAKGLPAYISATPFGVLELLKRYKIETAGKHCVVVGRSQIVGLPMSLLMARNDYPGNCTVTLTHSRTANLKEICQQADILVAALGRPEFIKADMVKEGAVVIDVGITRVKDETKKSGFAIKGDVAFEEVAPKTSFITPVPGGVGLMTVAALMYNTLLASKKAIYS encoded by the coding sequence ATGACAATTATTGACGGAAAGCGCATTTCAGCAGAGGTAAAGCAGGAGCTTAAAGAAGAAGTGGATAAAATCCGAGAAAACGGTGGAAAAATTCCGCACTTGGCCGCTGTACTTATTGGCGACAATGGAGCTTCAGAAACGTATGTAGCCAGCAAAATCAAATCATGCGAACAGATAGGCTTTAAATCTTCTTTGATCAGAAGAGGATCAGAAACTACAGAAGCAGAGGTTTTAGAAATTATTGATAGCTTGAATAAGGATGAAGATGTGGACGGGTTTATTGTACAATTACCCCTTCCTGACCATATCAATGTAGACAAGGTGATTGAAGCCATTGATCCTAAGAAAGATGTGGACGGATTCCACCCTATCAATGTAGGTAGAATGGCTAAGGGCCTTCCGGCATACATATCAGCTACGCCATTTGGGGTTTTGGAACTACTCAAAAGATATAAGATAGAAACTGCAGGTAAACATTGTGTGGTAGTAGGAAGAAGCCAAATCGTAGGTTTACCTATGAGCTTATTGATGGCTAGGAACGACTATCCTGGCAACTGCACCGTAACCCTTACACACAGTAGAACGGCTAACCTAAAAGAGATCTGTCAACAAGCAGATATATTGGTGGCAGCCCTAGGTAGACCTGAATTCATCAAAGCTGATATGGTGAAGGAAGGAGCAGTGGTGATTGACGTGGGTATAACCCGTGTAAAGGATGAGACCAAAAAATCAGGATTTGCCATAAAGGGAGATGTGGCTTTTGAAGAAGTTGCTCCTAAAACCTCATTTATCACTCCTGTACCGGGTGGTGTAGGTTTGATGACCGTGGCAGCCTTGATGTACAATACGCTTTTAGCCAGTAAAAAAGCCATATACTCATGA
- a CDS encoding MFS transporter — translation MLIPELPQYLTDMGGGEFKGLIIALFTLTAGISRPFSGKLSDKVGRVPVMAFGSLVCFVCGFLYPLTTTVFPFLFLRLIHGFSTGFKPTGTSAYIADIVPFNRRGESMGIHGLIGSLGMAFGPFLGGWIVQHYDINILFYASSLLSFLSIAILFNMKETLPKERQEKYSWSLLKINRNDIFDGSVLPVVIVVFFCLFSYGAVITLIPDLSQSIGLKNKGYYFLVYTLASIGIRFIAGRWSDRKGRPNVLIIGTLFMILALLCLAFTHEIILLSISGVLFGIGNGIVSPITQAWTIDLCREENRGKAVATMYIALEAGIGLGALLPTFIYQNRVENLPASFIFTTAVVSIALIYLLIYNRKHSVSTI, via the coding sequence ATGCTCATTCCTGAGCTTCCTCAGTACCTGACGGATATGGGTGGAGGAGAATTTAAAGGACTGATCATAGCCCTATTTACTCTAACCGCTGGCATTTCGAGACCCTTTAGTGGAAAACTTTCGGACAAGGTGGGTCGTGTGCCGGTGATGGCTTTTGGCTCCCTGGTATGCTTTGTATGTGGATTCTTATACCCCTTGACTACTACGGTTTTCCCATTTCTATTCTTACGTCTGATCCACGGTTTTTCTACCGGCTTTAAACCCACAGGAACCTCTGCCTATATTGCAGACATAGTACCGTTTAACAGAAGAGGTGAAAGCATGGGCATTCATGGCTTGATAGGGAGTTTGGGAATGGCCTTTGGTCCGTTTCTCGGCGGATGGATAGTCCAACACTATGACATCAATATATTATTTTATGCCTCCTCTTTACTTTCCTTTCTTTCTATAGCCATTCTCTTCAATATGAAGGAGACTTTACCTAAAGAAAGGCAAGAGAAGTATAGTTGGTCACTATTAAAAATTAACAGAAACGACATTTTTGATGGAAGTGTGCTTCCTGTGGTTATAGTAGTTTTCTTTTGCCTGTTTTCTTATGGTGCAGTGATTACTTTAATTCCAGATTTAAGTCAGAGTATCGGCTTAAAGAACAAAGGTTATTACTTCCTTGTCTATACATTAGCATCCATTGGTATTCGATTTATAGCGGGCAGATGGTCAGATAGAAAAGGTAGGCCCAATGTATTGATCATTGGAACCTTGTTCATGATTTTAGCTTTGCTTTGCTTGGCATTCACCCACGAAATCATACTCCTTTCCATCTCTGGGGTACTCTTTGGGATAGGTAATGGAATAGTATCACCCATCACTCAGGCTTGGACCATTGACCTTTGCAGGGAAGAAAACAGGGGTAAAGCCGTAGCTACCATGTATATCGCCTTAGAAGCAGGTATAGGGTTAGGTGCTTTACTTCCTACATTTATTTATCAGAATAGAGTGGAGAATTTACCGGCATCCTTTATTTTTACTACTGCAGTAGTGTCCATAGCCTTGATTTACCTATTGATTTATAACAGAAAACATTCAGTATCTACGATATGA
- the folB gene encoding dihydroneopterin aldolase, translated as MGKISLEGMEFFAHHGVWDEEQKVGNRYIIDLHIEADLEKSGVTDHLEDTLDYGKIYGIVAEEMRISSRLLENIGHRVLSRLRAEFPEAGKMTIEVSKCNPPVGGIVKRSKITLENH; from the coding sequence ATGGGGAAGATCAGCTTAGAGGGGATGGAGTTCTTTGCTCACCATGGGGTGTGGGATGAAGAACAAAAAGTGGGGAATCGCTATATCATAGACCTTCATATAGAAGCTGATTTAGAAAAATCCGGAGTTACGGATCATCTGGAAGACACTTTAGATTACGGCAAAATATATGGTATTGTGGCGGAGGAAATGAGAATTTCTAGTCGCCTACTTGAAAATATAGGTCACAGGGTATTAAGCAGATTAAGGGCAGAATTTCCTGAGGCCGGAAAGATGACTATAGAAGTATCCAAGTGTAATCCTCCTGTGGGTGGAATAGTGAAGAGGTCGAAAATTACATTAGAAAATCATTGA
- a CDS encoding DivIVA domain-containing protein — MKITSLEIKQHEFERSFRGYNVDEVNQFLGDLAQEWDKMFNEIKMLKMQLDIAEKEASKLREVEMTLIKTLRTAEDTSSRIAETAQAEATRKIESAEQEAAKTIESAKLEAAKTIEEAQLKAAQLVKEAEHTGKQLILEAETKALDIQKTSEKAIAELDTRYNHLERKKNELLSKLQSYHVEIAKLLDGADIPAVIEPVEESTPVDLNIEDDFSTGVSLPSAVNDISLETTKEDKTNLEVIEGIGPKIKEILNGAGIYDFRTLATTPEYRLRDILSAAGPIYAAHDPGSWNEQALLAENGQWDKLEELKARLIAGRLPETPSSTPTVDGSNTEEMLDKVNKVKAAIRKAMVDKTQEEKPKSGSFFDSI; from the coding sequence ATGAAAATCACTTCTTTAGAAATTAAGCAGCACGAGTTTGAGAGATCATTCAGAGGATATAACGTGGATGAGGTGAACCAATTTTTGGGTGATCTGGCTCAGGAATGGGACAAGATGTTTAATGAGATAAAGATGTTGAAGATGCAATTAGACATAGCCGAGAAGGAGGCATCTAAATTGCGTGAGGTGGAAATGACACTCATTAAAACCTTAAGAACAGCCGAAGACACCAGTTCAAGAATTGCAGAAACAGCTCAGGCTGAAGCCACGAGAAAGATAGAATCAGCAGAACAAGAAGCAGCTAAAACCATAGAATCTGCTAAGCTAGAAGCAGCGAAGACGATTGAAGAAGCACAACTTAAAGCTGCACAGTTAGTTAAAGAAGCTGAACATACCGGAAAGCAGTTAATCCTAGAAGCAGAAACGAAAGCTCTGGATATTCAGAAGACTTCAGAAAAGGCAATAGCTGAACTTGACACCAGATATAACCATTTGGAAAGGAAGAAAAACGAACTACTTTCCAAACTACAAAGCTATCATGTAGAAATCGCCAAATTGTTAGATGGCGCAGATATACCCGCTGTGATTGAGCCAGTAGAGGAATCTACGCCTGTTGACCTTAACATAGAAGACGACTTCTCTACAGGTGTAAGTTTACCTTCTGCAGTGAATGATATCAGTCTTGAAACTACGAAAGAAGACAAGACAAACTTGGAAGTGATTGAAGGTATTGGTCCTAAGATAAAAGAAATCTTGAACGGAGCAGGAATATATGATTTCCGTACTTTGGCCACTACTCCTGAATATAGACTTAGAGATATTTTATCTGCTGCCGGTCCTATCTATGCGGCGCATGATCCGGGTTCATGGAATGAACAGGCATTACTGGCAGAGAATGGACAATGGGATAAATTAGAGGAATTGAAGGCCAGATTGATAGCCGGACGATTACCTGAAACCCCTTCAAGCACACCTACTGTGGACGGTTCTAATACCGAAGAGATGTTAGATAAGGTCAATAAGGTAAAGGCTGCCATTCGTAAGGCAATGGTAGACAAAACACAGGAGGAAAAGCCAAAAAGCGGATCATTTTTTGACAGCATATAA
- a CDS encoding wd40 repeat, subgroup, whose product MHFEIKKIGSYNGHKDSVYHISEGPEAGKLLSAGGDGYLVQWKSPDEGVPIAKVNHPIYAFEYIRDSDTLWVGENSEGIHKISPSAKKVETSLHLGKVSIFQITTLGEYTYVANSLGYLHVIKDQTFTKHVQVSHKSLRSIAINKTKKEMAIGTSDHQIYILDLDTLKIKYTLEGHSNSVFSVCYVNDLLLSAGRDAKIRLWDIKLEYLPITEIPAHNYAINHLLPIESKGLLATCSMDKSIKLWNLDDMRLLKVIDKGKYASHGTSVNKLWWNETSETLFSASDDRTISEWKLF is encoded by the coding sequence ATGCATTTTGAAATCAAAAAAATAGGCAGCTACAATGGCCATAAAGATAGTGTATACCACATTTCAGAAGGCCCGGAAGCTGGAAAACTGCTCTCAGCTGGAGGAGATGGGTATTTGGTTCAGTGGAAATCACCTGATGAGGGTGTGCCAATTGCTAAAGTAAATCACCCTATATATGCCTTTGAGTACATAAGGGATTCAGATACCCTATGGGTAGGCGAAAACTCAGAAGGTATTCATAAAATTAGCCCATCAGCTAAAAAGGTAGAGACTTCCTTGCATTTGGGAAAGGTTTCAATATTCCAAATAACTACCCTGGGAGAGTATACCTATGTAGCTAACAGTTTAGGATATCTGCACGTCATCAAGGATCAGACATTTACAAAACATGTACAGGTAAGCCATAAAAGCCTGAGGAGTATAGCCATTAATAAGACTAAGAAGGAAATGGCCATTGGAACCTCTGACCATCAAATCTATATCCTTGATTTGGATACTTTAAAGATAAAATACACCTTAGAAGGACATAGCAACTCAGTATTTTCTGTGTGCTATGTGAATGATCTTTTGCTTTCAGCAGGAAGAGATGCGAAGATAAGATTATGGGATATTAAATTAGAGTATCTGCCTATTACTGAAATTCCCGCGCACAACTATGCCATAAATCACCTTTTACCTATAGAAAGCAAAGGGCTTCTGGCCACCTGCTCCATGGATAAATCCATCAAATTGTGGAACTTAGATGACATGCGCCTGTTAAAAGTGATTGACAAAGGCAAATATGCTTCACATGGTACTTCTGTGAACAAATTATGGTGGAATGAGACCTCAGAAACGCTATTTTCAGCCAGCGATGACCGGACAATATCGGAGTGGAAATTATTTTAA